The proteins below come from a single Mus musculus strain C57BL/6J chromosome 5, GRCm38.p6 C57BL/6J genomic window:
- the Abhd11 gene encoding protein ABHD11 isoform 1 (isoform 1 is encoded by transcript variant 1): protein MLRWARAWRVPRGVLGASSPRRLAVPVTFCSSRSSGQENADLRPLPLSYNLLDGDATLPAIVFLHGLFGSKTNFNSLAKAMVQRTGRRVLTVDARNHGDSPHSPDASYEAMSQDLQGLLPQLGLVPCVLVGHSMGGKTAMLLALQRPDVVERLVVVDISPVGTTPGSHIGAFIAAMKAVEIPEKVPHSQARKLADKQLSSVVKEAGIRQFLLTNLVEVGGRFSWRLNLDTLAQHLDKIMTFPQQREPYSGPTLFLLGGNSTYVQPSHHSEIRRLFPQAQIQTVPNAGHWVHSDKPQDFMDAVTSFLA, encoded by the exons ATGCTCCGCTGGGCGCGAGCGTGGAGGGTCCCCCGTGGGGTACTCGGTGCCTCCTCTCCCAGGCGTTTGGCGGTTCCTGTCACGTTCTGTAGCAGCCGCAGTAGTGGCCAAGAAAACGCCGATCTGAG GCCGCTGCCGCTGTCTTATAATCTTCTAGATGGAGACGCGACACTCCCAGCCATCGTCTTTTTGCATGGGCTCTTCGGCAGCAAAACCAACTTCAACTCCCTCGCCAAGGCAATGGTTCAGAGGACTGGCCGGAGG GTGCTGACGGTGGATGCCCGGAACCACGGTGACAGCCCCCACAGTCCAGACGCAAGCTATGAGGCCATGAGTCAGGACCTTCAGGGCCTCCTTCCACAGCTGGGTCTGGTGCCCTGCGTCCTCGTTGGCCACAGCATGGGAGGAAAGACAGCCATGCTCCTGGCACTGCAGAGG CCAGATGTTGTGGAACGATTGGTTGTTGTAGACATAAGCCCGGTAGGAACCACACCTGGATCACACATTGGAGCCTTCATAGCAGCCATGAAGGCTGTTGAGATCCCAGAGAAGGTGCCGCACTCCCAAGCCCGAAAACTGGCGGATAAGCAGCTTAGTTCGGTTGTCAAG GAAGCGGGCATTCGGCAGTTCCTGCTCACTAACCTGGTAGAGGTGGGTGGGCGATTCTCCTGGAGACTGAACTTGGATACGTTAGCTCAGCACTTGGACAAGATAATGACCTTTCCTCAGCAACGTGAACCCTACTCGGGGCCAACTCTCTTCCTGCTTGGTGGAAATTCTACATATGTACA ACCCAGCCACCACTCAGAGATTAGGCGACTCTTCCCTCAAGCCCAGATTCAGACCGTGCCTAacgctggccactgggtccacAGCGACAAACCCCAAGACTTCATGGATGCTGTCACCAGCTTCTTGGCTTAA
- the Abhd11 gene encoding protein ABHD11 isoform X1 — MLRWARAWRVPRGVLGASSPRRLAVPVTFCSSRSSGQENADLRPLPLSYNLLDGDATLPAIVFLHGLFGSKTNFNSLAKAMVQRTGRRVLTVDARNHGDSPHSPDASYEAMSQDLQGLLPQLGLVPCVLVGHSMGGKTAMLLALQRPDVVERLVVVDISPVGTTPGSHIGAFIAAMKAVEIPEKVPHSQARKLADKQLSSVVKEAGIRQFLLTNLVEVGGRFSWRLNLDTLAQHLDKIMTFPQQREPYSGPTLFLLGGNSTYVQLHYGGQTQPPLRD, encoded by the exons ATGCTCCGCTGGGCGCGAGCGTGGAGGGTCCCCCGTGGGGTACTCGGTGCCTCCTCTCCCAGGCGTTTGGCGGTTCCTGTCACGTTCTGTAGCAGCCGCAGTAGTGGCCAAGAAAACGCCGATCTGAG GCCGCTGCCGCTGTCTTATAATCTTCTAGATGGAGACGCGACACTCCCAGCCATCGTCTTTTTGCATGGGCTCTTCGGCAGCAAAACCAACTTCAACTCCCTCGCCAAGGCAATGGTTCAGAGGACTGGCCGGAGG GTGCTGACGGTGGATGCCCGGAACCACGGTGACAGCCCCCACAGTCCAGACGCAAGCTATGAGGCCATGAGTCAGGACCTTCAGGGCCTCCTTCCACAGCTGGGTCTGGTGCCCTGCGTCCTCGTTGGCCACAGCATGGGAGGAAAGACAGCCATGCTCCTGGCACTGCAGAGG CCAGATGTTGTGGAACGATTGGTTGTTGTAGACATAAGCCCGGTAGGAACCACACCTGGATCACACATTGGAGCCTTCATAGCAGCCATGAAGGCTGTTGAGATCCCAGAGAAGGTGCCGCACTCCCAAGCCCGAAAACTGGCGGATAAGCAGCTTAGTTCGGTTGTCAAG GAAGCGGGCATTCGGCAGTTCCTGCTCACTAACCTGGTAGAGGTGGGTGGGCGATTCTCCTGGAGACTGAACTTGGATACGTTAGCTCAGCACTTGGACAAGATAATGACCTTTCCTCAGCAACGTGAACCCTACTCGGGGCCAACTCTCTTCCTGCTTGGTGGAAATTCTACATATGTACA GCTTCACTATGGCGGCCAGACCCAGCCACCACTCAGAGATTAG
- the Abhd11 gene encoding protein ABHD11 isoform 2 (isoform 2 is encoded by transcript variant 2), protein MVQRTGRRVLTVDARNHGDSPHSPDASYEAMSQDLQGLLPQLGLVPCVLVGHSMGGKTAMLLALQRPDVVERLVVVDISPVGTTPGSHIGAFIAAMKAVEIPEKVPHSQARKLADKQLSSVVKEAGIRQFLLTNLVEVGGRFSWRLNLDTLAQHLDKIMTFPQQREPYSGPTLFLLGGNSTYVQPSHHSEIRRLFPQAQIQTVPNAGHWVHSDKPQDFMDAVTSFLA, encoded by the exons ATGGTTCAGAGGACTGGCCGGAGG GTGCTGACGGTGGATGCCCGGAACCACGGTGACAGCCCCCACAGTCCAGACGCAAGCTATGAGGCCATGAGTCAGGACCTTCAGGGCCTCCTTCCACAGCTGGGTCTGGTGCCCTGCGTCCTCGTTGGCCACAGCATGGGAGGAAAGACAGCCATGCTCCTGGCACTGCAGAGG CCAGATGTTGTGGAACGATTGGTTGTTGTAGACATAAGCCCGGTAGGAACCACACCTGGATCACACATTGGAGCCTTCATAGCAGCCATGAAGGCTGTTGAGATCCCAGAGAAGGTGCCGCACTCCCAAGCCCGAAAACTGGCGGATAAGCAGCTTAGTTCGGTTGTCAAG GAAGCGGGCATTCGGCAGTTCCTGCTCACTAACCTGGTAGAGGTGGGTGGGCGATTCTCCTGGAGACTGAACTTGGATACGTTAGCTCAGCACTTGGACAAGATAATGACCTTTCCTCAGCAACGTGAACCCTACTCGGGGCCAACTCTCTTCCTGCTTGGTGGAAATTCTACATATGTACA ACCCAGCCACCACTCAGAGATTAGGCGACTCTTCCCTCAAGCCCAGATTCAGACCGTGCCTAacgctggccactgggtccacAGCGACAAACCCCAAGACTTCATGGATGCTGTCACCAGCTTCTTGGCTTAA